A single window of Dehalococcoidia bacterium DNA harbors:
- a CDS encoding CdaR family protein gives MLPRLMLEWRRIATPLALALVSLVAAVALWIAVTEAENPNEVRVFGGSIEVRAVNVPDGRAVAVIRDPVVNLTVSAPSDVLAKLSAADFRAEVDLAGVLENVSQQRVIARVTGNKDVDIVDVSPSVVTVTLETLTTKTVPVRPNTVGSPPQGYRVEVSEIEATPAQVRVSGAESRVNSVAYVAADVNLTGLRVPIRQRFQLVPKDARGADVRGVTVEPTTAELRVNVEQQEITLAVSVVPSAQGVVADGYNLAGIQADPPAIAVSGPLELLLGLPNISTEPVDVTGLRADAARTVRLRLPAGVQSTRDSVTVRVKVEPAKGEFSLIVALQLTGVGEGLRPFPQTPNITLRFAGEVPTLRALGSSNVRASVNLAGLGEGVHVLRPTISAPENVQLISVEPAQVTVSLQR, from the coding sequence ATGCTGCCCCGCCTGATGCTCGAGTGGCGGCGGATCGCCACTCCCCTGGCCCTTGCCCTCGTCTCGCTGGTCGCGGCGGTGGCGCTCTGGATCGCTGTCACGGAAGCGGAGAACCCGAACGAAGTGCGGGTGTTCGGCGGCTCGATCGAGGTGCGGGCTGTAAACGTGCCCGACGGACGCGCCGTCGCCGTGATCCGCGACCCCGTGGTGAACCTGACGGTGAGTGCGCCTTCGGATGTGCTGGCGAAGCTCTCCGCAGCGGACTTCCGGGCGGAGGTCGACCTCGCGGGTGTGCTGGAGAACGTCTCGCAGCAGCGCGTGATAGCGCGGGTGACGGGAAACAAAGACGTCGACATAGTCGACGTTTCGCCGTCCGTAGTCACGGTGACTCTGGAGACCCTGACCACGAAGACGGTGCCGGTTCGGCCCAACACGGTTGGCAGCCCGCCCCAGGGGTACCGGGTGGAGGTCTCCGAGATCGAGGCTACGCCGGCGCAGGTGCGCGTAAGTGGCGCCGAGAGCCGCGTGAACTCCGTGGCCTACGTGGCCGCAGACGTGAACCTCACGGGCCTGCGCGTGCCGATCCGCCAGCGCTTCCAGCTGGTGCCGAAGGACGCGCGCGGCGCCGACGTGCGCGGCGTGACGGTTGAGCCCACGACCGCCGAGCTGCGCGTGAACGTCGAGCAGCAGGAGATCACGCTCGCGGTGTCGGTCGTCCCTTCGGCGCAGGGGGTCGTCGCGGACGGTTACAATCTGGCCGGGATACAGGCGGACCCGCCGGCGATAGCGGTCTCGGGGCCGCTGGAGTTGCTGCTCGGCCTGCCCAACATATCGACGGAGCCGGTCGACGTCACCGGGCTGCGCGCGGATGCCGCTCGAACCGTGCGTCTGCGGCTGCCCGCGGGCGTGCAGTCAACCCGCGACAGCGTGACCGTGCGGGTGAAGGTAGAGCCGGCGAAGGGCGAGTTCAGCCTCATCGTGGCGCTGCAACTGACGGGGGTGGGCGAAGGGCTGCGTCCTTTCCCCCAGACTCCGAACATCACGCTCAGGTTCGCTGGGGAGGTGCCGACCCTGCGCGCCCTGGGCTCGTCCAACGTGAGGGCGTCCGTGAACCTCGCGGGCCTGGGCGAAGGCGTCCACGTGCTGCGCCCCACGATCTCGGCGCCCGAGAACGTCCAGCTCATCTCGGTCGAGCCCGCGCAGGTCACGGTCTCCCTCCAGCGATGA
- the der gene encoding ribosome biogenesis GTPase Der: MSETEVARKRWPTRKPVVALVGRPNVGKSALFNRMLGERRAIVEDIPGTTRDRLVGEVEWRRKTFDLIDTGGLAEPTSIEGSGEYMDRIREQVEAAIADADLLLFVVDAKAGVTAADLEVAEMLRKSGRPTLLIANKADNQRRELEATEFYELGLGEPLPTSATNGAGVGEVLDIIEQTLPLVPEAEDETKTIRVAIVGRPNVGKSALLNAILGQERVIVSEIAGTTRDAIDTPFEFAGRSLTLIDTAGIRRPGRIEGSIEHYSVVRAREALARADVAVCVFDASVGLRAQDMHIIGMAMEAYTGLVVCANKWDLLEGKLDKQSFLRRVSGRLRFATWAPIVAVSALKREGLEDLLREVLAAAEQRARRVPTSELNAYLRRAMARRPPPAKGKRRLRLLYVTQPEIEPPTFVLFVNDAELAPAAYRRYLENSLRAVYGFRGAGIRLVFRSRGEG, encoded by the coding sequence ATGAGCGAGACAGAGGTCGCCCGCAAGCGCTGGCCGACGAGGAAGCCCGTCGTCGCCCTCGTGGGACGGCCGAACGTCGGGAAGTCCGCGCTGTTCAACCGCATGCTCGGCGAGCGGCGAGCGATCGTCGAGGACATTCCGGGGACGACGCGCGACCGCCTGGTCGGCGAGGTCGAGTGGCGGCGGAAGACGTTCGACCTGATCGACACGGGAGGGCTGGCGGAGCCCACGAGCATCGAAGGGTCGGGGGAGTACATGGACCGCATCCGCGAGCAGGTGGAGGCGGCGATCGCCGACGCCGACCTGCTCCTCTTCGTCGTGGACGCGAAGGCGGGGGTGACGGCCGCGGACCTCGAGGTCGCGGAGATGCTGCGCAAGTCCGGGCGCCCGACGCTCCTGATCGCAAACAAGGCTGACAACCAGCGGCGAGAGCTGGAGGCCACCGAGTTCTACGAACTGGGCCTCGGCGAGCCGCTGCCGACCAGCGCAACCAACGGCGCCGGCGTGGGCGAAGTGCTCGACATCATCGAGCAGACGCTGCCCCTTGTCCCGGAGGCCGAAGACGAGACGAAGACAATCCGCGTGGCCATCGTGGGCCGGCCCAACGTCGGCAAGTCGGCGCTCCTGAACGCGATCCTCGGCCAGGAGCGCGTGATCGTCAGCGAGATCGCAGGCACGACGCGCGACGCCATCGATACGCCGTTCGAGTTCGCGGGCCGGAGCCTGACGCTGATCGACACGGCGGGCATAAGGCGGCCCGGCCGGATCGAGGGGTCGATCGAGCACTACAGCGTCGTCCGGGCGCGGGAGGCGCTGGCCCGCGCGGACGTCGCCGTGTGCGTCTTCGACGCATCGGTGGGGCTGCGGGCGCAGGACATGCACATCATTGGCATGGCGATGGAGGCGTACACCGGCCTCGTGGTCTGCGCGAACAAGTGGGACCTCCTGGAAGGCAAGCTGGACAAGCAGAGCTTCCTCCGGAGGGTCAGCGGCCGCCTGCGCTTCGCTACTTGGGCGCCGATCGTTGCCGTCTCGGCTTTGAAGAGGGAGGGACTCGAGGACCTGCTGCGCGAAGTGCTCGCCGCGGCGGAACAGAGGGCCCGGCGAGTGCCGACGAGCGAGCTCAACGCCTACCTGCGGCGAGCCATGGCGCGCAGGCCGCCGCCGGCCAAGGGCAAGCGGCGGCTGAGGTTGCTCTATGTCACCCAGCCGGAGATCGAGCCGCCGACCTTCGTGCTCTTCGTCAACGACGCCGAGCTTGCCCCGGCCGCCTACCGCCGCTATCTTGAGAACTCGCTCCGGGCCGTCTACGGTTTCCGGGGCGCCGGCATACGCTTAGTCTTCCGCAGCCGCGGCGAGGGGTGA
- the plsY gene encoding glycerol-3-phosphate 1-O-acyltransferase PlsY: MSDPPMEILAAAICGYLLGSIPVGLIVTRLLQGVDVRDYGSGKTGFTNTLRVLGLRRSLPVFVGDFSKGLAAALLPLLYTDDPWARAGAGLAAVAGHVWPVFAGFRGGRGVLTGAGVLVALNPLACLPAVPAALAVMLTTRFMSLTSITGAAAAAAAFVLFAAFGLHDWAYAFTAAAGGAAIIALHHDNIRRLLAGSEPKIGQGGTRRSPARDGSAA, translated from the coding sequence ATGAGCGACCCTCCCATGGAAATCCTTGCTGCTGCCATCTGCGGGTACCTCCTGGGCTCCATACCCGTGGGGCTGATCGTCACCCGCCTGCTGCAGGGCGTCGACGTGCGCGACTACGGCAGCGGCAAGACCGGATTCACGAACACGCTGCGAGTGCTGGGCCTGCGCCGGTCGCTGCCGGTGTTCGTCGGTGACTTCTCGAAGGGACTGGCCGCGGCGCTCCTGCCACTCCTCTACACGGACGACCCCTGGGCGCGGGCGGGCGCGGGGCTGGCCGCCGTGGCCGGGCACGTCTGGCCCGTGTTCGCCGGCTTCCGAGGCGGGCGCGGTGTGCTGACCGGGGCTGGCGTGCTTGTTGCCCTGAACCCGCTGGCCTGCCTGCCAGCCGTCCCGGCTGCCCTGGCGGTGATGCTCACGACGCGCTTCATGTCCCTCACCTCGATCACGGGCGCGGCCGCGGCCGCGGCCGCGTTCGTGCTTTTCGCGGCCTTCGGCCTGCACGACTGGGCCTACGCCTTCACCGCCGCAGCCGGCGGCGCGGCCATCATCGCTCTGCACCACGACAACATCCGGCGGCTGCTGGCCGGCAGCGAGCCGAAGATCGGGCAGGGTGGCACGCGCCGGTCGCCGGCGCGCGACGGGTCGGCGGCTTGA
- a CDS encoding NAD(P)H-dependent glycerol-3-phosphate dehydrogenase encodes MATVRAAVIGTGAWGTTLAVLLAANGHEVRLICRTGEEARRLEEDRENRRFRPGLRFPPNLIVEDSWSASRGSDLVLLAVPAASLRTNLEAAMPFIKRDMTVLSAVKGIEAGSGMTMSQVIASRGLDPGQVCVLSGPNLSEEIAAGKPAATVIAGADAARRQAAQAAFTSERFRVYTSDDVVGVELGGALKNIVAIASGISDGLGSGQNAKAALMTRALAEITRLGVACGARATTFLGLSGIGDLIASCESDLSRNRRLGLALAAGQTLEQAQAGIDGVIEGVGTTRAALVLARAKGVEMPITEQLHAVLFEGKSPLEAMTDLMRRAPREE; translated from the coding sequence TTGGCTACGGTCCGGGCGGCGGTTATCGGGACCGGCGCCTGGGGCACGACCCTCGCCGTGCTCCTCGCCGCCAACGGGCACGAGGTCCGCCTCATATGCCGCACCGGCGAAGAAGCGCGAAGGCTGGAGGAGGACCGCGAGAACCGGCGCTTCCGTCCCGGCCTCCGCTTCCCGCCGAACCTCATCGTCGAAGACAGCTGGTCCGCGTCGCGGGGCTCCGACCTCGTCCTGCTGGCGGTCCCGGCGGCGAGCCTGCGGACGAACCTCGAGGCCGCGATGCCCTTCATCAAGCGGGACATGACCGTGCTCAGTGCGGTCAAGGGCATCGAAGCCGGCTCGGGCATGACCATGTCCCAGGTGATCGCGTCCCGTGGCCTCGACCCAGGGCAGGTCTGCGTGCTCTCCGGGCCGAACCTCTCCGAGGAGATCGCGGCCGGCAAGCCGGCGGCGACGGTCATCGCCGGCGCGGACGCCGCGCGGCGCCAGGCGGCGCAGGCGGCGTTCACGAGCGAGCGCTTCCGGGTCTACACCAGCGATGACGTCGTCGGCGTCGAGCTTGGCGGCGCCCTCAAGAACATCGTCGCGATTGCCAGCGGGATCTCGGACGGTCTCGGCAGCGGGCAGAACGCAAAGGCAGCGCTGATGACGCGCGCGCTCGCCGAAATCACGCGCCTGGGCGTGGCCTGTGGCGCCCGGGCGACGACGTTCCTCGGCCTATCGGGCATCGGCGACCTCATCGCGAGCTGCGAAAGCGACCTCTCGCGCAACCGGCGCCTCGGGCTGGCGCTGGCAGCCGGCCAGACCCTGGAGCAGGCGCAAGCCGGGATCGACGGGGTGATCGAGGGAGTCGGGACAACCCGGGCGGCCCTCGTCCTGGCCCGCGCGAAGGGCGTCGAGATGCCGATCACCGAGCAGCTGCACGCCGTGCTGTTCGAGGGGAAGTCGCCGCTGGAGGCGATGACGGACCTGATGCGGCGGGCGCCGCGAGAGGAGTAA
- a CDS encoding PadR family transcriptional regulator — protein MKYALLALLAQGPAHGYELKQSFESRFGAVWPPVNIGQVYSTLQRLERDHLVRGREVEQAGRPPKHVFEITEAGLAALSEWLRETSTGARIRDEFFMKLVLAGMAGIEDPMLLIQRQRERFLQELRALNEVAISLGGAQKVASLLVEGASLHIQADLKWLDLWEDSIREGVTL, from the coding sequence ATGAAGTACGCGCTTCTCGCATTGCTGGCACAGGGCCCGGCGCACGGCTACGAGCTCAAGCAGAGCTTCGAGAGCCGATTCGGCGCCGTGTGGCCGCCCGTGAACATCGGCCAGGTGTACTCCACGCTGCAGCGGCTAGAGCGGGACCACCTGGTGCGCGGCAGGGAAGTCGAGCAGGCGGGCCGGCCGCCGAAGCACGTCTTCGAGATAACGGAAGCGGGGCTGGCCGCGCTCAGCGAGTGGCTCCGGGAGACGAGCACCGGGGCGCGCATCCGGGACGAGTTCTTCATGAAGCTGGTGCTCGCCGGCATGGCCGGTATCGAGGACCCCATGCTGCTGATCCAGCGCCAGCGGGAGCGCTTTCTGCAGGAGCTCAGGGCGCTAAACGAGGTCGCGATTAGCCTGGGAGGCGCGCAGAAGGTAGCATCGCTGCTCGTCGAGGGGGCTTCGCTGCACATCCAGGCCGACCTCAAGTGGTTGGACCTCTGGGAAGACAGCATTCGGGAGGGGGTAACGCTATGA
- a CDS encoding ABC transporter ATP-binding protein, with protein sequence MTEILRAVGLTKTYESDGARVQALRGVDFAVEAGEFVAIMGPSGCGKSTLLHLLGGLDRPTSGEIYLAGRRVDSLGEAAWAIIRRRQVGYMFQSFNLVTNMSAADNIELPALMAGASPSEARRRRSELMVQLGISEQSELPPGRMSGGQQQRVALARALINRPDLLLADEPTGNLDSQSAREVMTVLRECNQRGQTVVLVTHDPSVASVADRVVRMRDGLVIGETRIEALEPAESVVRSLVELGVQS encoded by the coding sequence ATGACGGAGATCCTCAGGGCGGTCGGGCTGACCAAGACCTACGAGAGCGACGGCGCCCGGGTGCAGGCCCTGCGCGGCGTCGACTTTGCCGTCGAAGCAGGCGAATTCGTCGCCATCATGGGCCCGAGCGGCTGTGGGAAGTCGACCCTCCTGCACCTGCTGGGAGGCCTCGACCGCCCGACCTCGGGCGAGATCTACCTCGCCGGCCGGAGGGTCGACTCGCTGGGCGAAGCCGCCTGGGCGATCATCCGCCGGCGGCAAGTCGGATACATGTTCCAGTCGTTCAACCTGGTTACCAACATGTCGGCTGCGGACAACATCGAGCTTCCGGCCCTCATGGCGGGCGCCTCGCCTTCGGAGGCACGGCGACGGCGGTCGGAACTGATGGTCCAGCTCGGCATCAGCGAGCAGTCAGAGCTGCCGCCGGGGAGGATGTCCGGCGGCCAGCAGCAGCGCGTGGCGTTGGCCCGGGCGTTGATCAACCGGCCCGACCTCCTCCTGGCCGACGAGCCCACGGGCAACCTCGACTCCCAGAGCGCGCGCGAGGTCATGACCGTCCTGCGCGAGTGCAACCAGCGCGGCCAGACGGTGGTGCTGGTGACGCACGACCCGAGCGTCGCCAGCGTCGCCGACCGAGTGGTGCGCATGCGTGACGGCCTCGTGATCGGCGAGACGCGCATCGAGGCGCTGGAGCCGGCGGAGAGTGTCGTGCGCTCCCTGGTGGAGTTGGGGGTGCAGTCATGA